A window from Polyangiaceae bacterium encodes these proteins:
- a CDS encoding transposase — MFNDPRIPIDNNLTERSQRGIVVGRKNHYGSRSRRGTEVAALFYSFVESAKLCGLDPKAYLKRAVIAALRSERIPLPHEVATNP; from the coding sequence ATTTTCAATGACCCGAGAATTCCGATCGACAACAATCTGACCGAGCGGAGTCAACGCGGAATCGTGGTGGGGAGGAAAAATCATTACGGCTCGCGCTCCCGCCGCGGGACGGAGGTCGCTGCGCTATTCTATTCCTTCGTCGAAAGCGCAAAGCTATGTGGTCTCGACCCGAAAGCCTATTTGAAGCGCGCGGTCATCGCAGCGCTGCGTAGTGAACGAATTCCGTTGCCACACGAGGTCGCAACGAATCCCTGA